The sequence TGGCGCAGGAAAGAGATGCCCAAGCCTCGATTCAGATGTGCTCCTTGAATGATGCCTGGGATGTCAGCAACTGCACAGAGGAAAGGTAAAAGTGGAACCAGACATCTTACTGCATATTACAAAGTTTGAGAATGATCAGAAGAGATACTATGAAAACTTTAGtatacagttttaaaatataaataataatgatcctATAATATATTAATGGTTTGCTTAAAATCAACTACCTGCAACCTGTTCATGATCCCTGTACTTGACAATTCCTACATGTGGGTTGAGTGTTGTAAAAGGGTAAGCAGCCACAGCAGGCCTGGCATTGGAGATGGCTCTCAACAGTGAGGATTTCCCAGCATTTGGAAACCCAACCTGAGGCGATAAAGATGAAGGAAAATCAGTTTATTATATTTGTGGTGTTGAAAAGCAGTATGCCAACGTTCTTTTCACACATGAGCAGCCTTTTCTCACCAGTCCAGCATGGGCCATGGTGCGCAGCTCTAGATGAAGGGCTCTCTCCTGGCCCTCCATTCCAGGGGTAGCTGTCATTGGGGCACGGTTCTCATTGGACAGAAAGAATCGGTTTCCCTTCCCCCCGGCCCCTCCAAAAACAGCCAGATACTCTTGACCATGTTTAGAAAGGTCCACAACTGTCTTCCCCTGCTCCTTTACCACTGTGCCTAATggaacctttaaaaacagaaacacatcacaGGTAAGGTTAGGCAGTAGGTTAGcaacaaaaacatgagaaaacagTGTGAGAGTTATGGCCAGTTTAGACAAAAGATTCACAACAAAACTGTTTTAGAACGTTGCAGGGAGAAGTTGCGGCAGTGTAAACTGGCCCATTTCAGCTCAACTCAAGCCGGCTGGTGGCCTGCGACTCAGCTTGTCAAGTCACCAGTGGCTGGTTTTCGAATGTAAGGCAAGTCACCTGTTTCAACAGTCAATCGGCTCAAAGTGTCAGCTGGTCGAAATGGAAGAAATTTGgatggaggaaagagaggatCACCTCATCAGTTTGTTTGAGAACAGCCATGTCTGTATGACAAGCCTTAAAATTTGCAATAAAAGTGTAATCCTAATTCTCAACCCTGTcgggttttttttatgtttttgctgttCCATCAATATTAGAACTGCAACTGTAGTAAGTAACTCATTATCACTATCCTTACTCATGTTTTACAATGCTACAAAGTGTCCAGCTacaaaaaagcctgaaaagTTGTCAGTTTAAACAGAAGTACAGAGAGTTGTTGCTCTGGAAATGATACACCACCACACTTAACGTGTCATTTTTGATCAATTGCATGGACTTACATTAATGTAGGTTGGGCTGCCATTCCGACCATAACAATTCTTGCTGCCACCAGATTGCCCGTTCTCTCCCTTGTAAACTGGAAGTACTTGAGCCAAAGATTTGACAAACCGGTCAGCTGAAAGGATGCAAATAAGGAATTTAGATCAGAAAATGCATTGGCATAATAAAGAAGGAAGTAGTTACTGTACAGAGACCCTTTAAAAACTAATTCTTAGTAAACCAATTGTTTATTACTCTTGACAAAATAGTCCTAACCAGTTGGGGGAGCAGTTCTGAATTTCAACTTAAAATGGTTTGGTGTGTGGGGACAGAAGGGAAAAGTTGTTTAATACACATTGCAAATCGATTCATTTCAGTGTCAGTACATACTATTCCTTGAACCAACTGGACACTTCACTCACCCTTGATGATGATgcttcctccatcacctccgTTACCTCCATCTGGACCACCCCATTCTTTCCGGGGCTCACTGTGAAAGCTGCAGACCCCTTTACCGCCTGATCCTGCCACCAGCTTCACACGGCGATGGTCTACAAAGTAACGGGTCTATGGGCCAAATCAAGGAATATTTAGACAGTTGGCTGACCCACGCTTCAAGCAGAGATGGTAGCTTGCAAGtcatcaacaacacaacacttgGGTGGATTACACAAAAAAGAATATGCCATCTTTAATGCTTTGCCAAGGGGTGTACTACTAAAATTCTACAACTGGTGGTTCAGCTGtggatttataatatttttattgtattttcttcGGAGAaattaatatcaaaataaaaaaatcatgtcagAAATATCACAAGAGATGTAACTCCTCCCCTGAGGAGCTGTTTTGAGCATCCCATAATGGAAGATTGACTTTTTTTAAGAGTGCCttaactgacaaaaacaatgcTCAAATACATGTCCAACATATCATATGAGATGTAACACTTCCTCTGAGGACATCTTTTGGTCGTCTCTTTATGGAGGATCGAGCTGGTGTAAGATATGGTTAATGATAACAAATATTGCATTCGTTATAGACAGGTTTCTATGACACATTTTTAGAAATATACTGTAGACCAGAGAGATTTAAACTGGATATTGAAtattcttgttatttttgtgagtaaaaaaagaaaactttttttcatcTGTTCGCTCAATGGCACAAAATTATTATGGATGGACGTTGAGCAATTTACAGCATCCAACcacagaaaatacattatttgttttGATGGCAACGAGATGGataaaaacagttgaaaacaCAAGTGTTTGAAATATTGCTAGAGAACATAATTCACACACATACCAGCTTCTTTTCAGACAGCTCTTTCTTCTTCGTGTTTCCTCGGACCTTGGCACACAGCGTACCGGAGGTGCTGACATCTCTGATACCACCGGTGACTTTCCGTCTCCATGCCGCTGATACTGGAGAACTACTGTGACTGAACAAGCTCAACTGCTTTCTTCTAATCTCTTGTGTTAATAGGTATCCTAAAAGTATGTCCGGAGAAAGCCAACGAGGGCTTTTAACTCTCGACAATGTCGCCAACATTATGACGACTGACAGTACAACGTTAGCTATATTTACTGTAAGTAGCTAACAACAACTGGACAGCATCACCTCGACCGTTTGCCACAATACACATAACTAGTGGTGAGCTAAACAGGGATATGGGAAATACCTGATATAATGCTGGTGAGGTTATGGTGTCAATTCAAGGTGGACATGACTAATCCAATCAAACATGACCCACCGTTACTACACGCTTGTACCTTGCGGAGTACAACTACGGAACCCGTGGAGGGACAGTTTGTATGCGTTTGTTTTGGTCATCTACCGCCACCTTCTGTGCTGGAATGTGTGCTAGCAGCAGGAAAGGGttaggaaaggagaggaaaggaattAGGACAGAAATACCACTTACTTCATTGACTAAATGACATTAGCTACAACCATATACTGTGGCTACAACCCACTTAAAATTACAGGAACTTGAGAGCATTAAGGAACCTCTTACTAATGCACAAATGACCTGAAAATAGATAATACTAAAACAGAATACAAATAactatacaaaaaaatatatatgctgataataataattacttcTGACAgcttaataaataaacaaaatgcagaCATACAAAAGATGAATGCcagtttattttatataacaaacagtaacaaaagACAGCAGAAAATATCAGGCAATGCAGTCTTGCAATAGACAAGAAGATAACATTCATATTTGGATTATGCACAtcaaacctctctctctctccctcactcactcactctctctctctctctctcacacacacacacaaaacacacacagatacacacaaacaaggcATACCACCCAAATCAGTGATGACAGACTACAACAAACTGTAAAAGACTTGCCATACTTGTTCTGTACagtaaaatgaaacactgacacAGATTCATTGTAGTATAGAGAAGCCTGTGATTGTCACCGTTGAGTGGTACATAGTTATTTTAGCTGTTTGACAGCCAAGTATCTCCCATTCTTGATTAAACCTGCACAATGACTGTAACTATTGTGTTATTTTACCCCTCTGAGGTAAGTTGAGTTACTACAGGATATACTGTACTGCAAAGGTAGACCCTCACCATCACATTGATAATCCTTATTACTTATGTAAGAAACAGTGTAATGACCAGAGGTATTGTCTGacttctttaaaataaataaacatcataataTATGCCCATTTTGTAATCACAGGCAGATAAACtgataaattacataaataaattaatatgtaaaatacGACATATAATTCATACACACTTATCTAAAAATGTAACTTCTATACCCCTTTAACACATGTTGTCTTATTTTCAACATAATTTCTTCAACTaatacaaaagataaaaaatgtttgctaaaacaaaaaaacagtagtAGGCTTTATGTTTGTGATGAACAATCTGACATAATCTGTCCATTAAGTCctgtaaatacagaaaataattttccTAAATAAGACACATCAGTTGAAACCTGCAACATAATATTAGACAAAACATCCCTAGTCTTTGCCATCATTGTGTGTCTGAAACTACAAATAATGATATACAGTGTAAATTCACCATGAGAACCAACCTCAACATGACTGAGTGTATTGCACTTATTGAAGTAGAGGTGCAGGACACATTACTGCTCTGTTCCTGTGTTACTTTGGCTTTTTGAGGATCATTTCTTAAACACAGCTTGAGTCGcactacaataaaaaatataggaCAATACATACACTGTCACTGCAAAATAAAGTGTAGACAAAGTGgcaatgtgttttaatgtctaATTGTTACTGAATGGCATCAGAGTAGTGGAGTAGTGTAAGCCCTCTTGTTTCTGCACAATAATGTCGTCTGTGCAGATCAATGCCACTGAAAATATATAGGGTAAAAAATACTACCACAATGTATGATTATCATGGACAATGATACACGCTTTTACATCTGGGACAGTCAGCTACCTATTGTGTCTATTATCTCAGTAAGACATATGTAGAGAGTGAAAACACATTATGTTAGACCACACAGCAACACGTCACAGTTTGACTAACAGACAAACCCCCTGATCGAGTCAGGTTTCAGGACCAATGTTTTCACCTTCATAAAATTAATTTCCCTTATCATGAAATATAACAGTGTCTCTACTAGGACTTAAAGCAAGAGCTGGACCTAGTCTATTCGATAAACATCAAGGAACATTTCTTTCAAGGCTAATTTGCTTTTTGTAGTCTCAAAAGCCATTGACCTTCTTTTTAcatcagaagaaaaacaaagaagcttgtaaaagaaaatgaactatAAAATCAGGGGATAAGATCAAGACAAAGTGAAACtcaaagacaaaagagaaagataaggaTATAGGCAAGTTGCTAAGACTTAATTAATGACTTaacatttcctttttaataCCCTATTTAATCCATATGAAAGGTTTACATTAACTGTCTTGATTCTACGAGCACCCTGGACATTTTGTAAGGAGACCAGTAGCACTTTACACCTTCAACTACATCCCTGTACAGATGAGGAAAGCATCACATTTGACtagattattttttcttatataGAATAATGATTAAAGAGAGGATAATAAATATGATGCAGCCAAATCTTTTAATCCAAAACCGAGCCAAGCACATCACTGGTGAACcgttcctttttcattttcttccatCAGGAAAACAAGGTGGTACCTTATTGCTGATAATTTCCGTACTGACCCTGCAATGTAAAAAAGATTTACACTGAGAGATTAGATGAGGTTTCATACATTGTGTTATTCGCTTTTATGTTCTTTCCTGTTACCACTgagacagacatacagtataaaagtacatttttaattattattcctACATGCGGCAAAATCCCTGATATTCTATACTTAATCATGAGTTGGATTTGAAACAGTAGGaccaagaaaaaacatttagatCATAGTCTCTCAATTGAAGGGAATGGGGGGGTTCTGGATAGGTCCCTGTGTATTTATGCCTTAAGTTATTTACAATCATCGCATTAGTATACACTGCATTATGTCAGCATAcatattattttgaaaaaagagcagcataagaaaaataaaatcaagcaCAGTGTGAAGCACCTGTTGTGGCAAGCAAAAGCATAATACCATTATTTCTAACAGTTACTCTAATTTAATAATTCAAAATTGACTGATgctttacatcatcatcatctaagagtcctgatctcaacatcatcgAGTCACTCTGGTATTACATGAAGAGACCATAGCAACTGAGATgcctaaatccacagaggaACTGTGGCAAGTTCTCCAAGATACttggaacaaccgacctgccaagaACCTCGAAAAAACTGTGCGCaagtgtaccgaggagaactggtgctgttttaaaggcaaagcgtgctcacaccaaatattgatttcatttaggtttcttctgtttactgcactTTGTATGAAGTGAATAAGTGAATAagtaaaaactattcatggccttatttttgaaagcaacctcactttactttttagtgcctaaaacctttgcacagtactgtacatatattaATTTGGTAGAGAGAATATCTGTACTTTGTTAAGAAATCTGAGAAAGAATGATCTAATTTCATGTACCTGTTCATAGGCGTAGGgcctctgtgtctgtgctccAGGGCCTCCCTGGGAGGAGCGGTAAGAGCCATACGGTTGGCTTTGACCCTGCTGATACTGAGAATACTGGGAAGATCCACCCTGGCCAGGTCCTATAATGGAGCGGTTACACacagtttatttgtttatttgttttgtgtgtgtgtttatgtttgtgtgaataCACACAATAGCATGTGTTCTAACCGTATCCTTGTGGCTGTCCACTGTAGCCTTGTTGAGAAGAGTACTGCTGCTGGCTGAAGGGCTGCTGCTGACCAGACCCCTGCTGATATTGGGCCTGCTGTTGGCTGTACTGAGGGTTACCTGGAGGTATATATGCACAGGTACATATGTCAGCTATTAATCCTATGAGTTAGTACTTCACTATAGATTTGGTTGGACACATTTAGACAAACGAGGTGAGAAGTTGCATGAagatatttctaaaaaaaagaaaaaacatggtttaaaatgacaaaaatgaatagCTATTACCTCCTTCATAGTAATGCTGTGAAGATTCATCAAAGGGCCTCTCGTAGCCTTGCTCACCATATGAAGATTGTTGATATGAGTACTCCCCATGACCTGTAGAGAACATGGTTCAACACATGCAAAAACTACTCTGCAAAATCAAAACCCACTTACATACAGTAGAGAAAGTATTATTCTCAGTTTGAAGCCAATACAGtcataatacataatacaaGCACAAACAACATGTCAAGTCTTGTTACTTCAGCAATAACTCAgaatgcacaaaaaaacacaccctGGAGGAAGTTTGCGCTCTGTCCTCAACACACTGCTATAGCACTctctgaaatctgaaatttCGGCACACCAAAGGGGACAGTatggacacagacacactgggAAGAAACAGAATTTAGACCAACGACAGTCTTTTGCAATTTTGTTTCGATATTTTTGTCTTCCCCAATAAGGGAAAAAGATGATGAGTGAGAGGAAGAGCTGAGACTTGAGCACTGCAGTAAATCTGGTTCAGGCCTGTGGGATGGTGCTAAGAGGGAATGTCATGACCTGTAATGGGGGTTTGTGTATTTGAGAGCTGTGTGTATGAAGTTTATGGCTGTGCATGATTACCATCAGGGTAATACTGCTGGTTTATGGGCTCGCTGGAGCTCTGAGTGTGTCCATACTGCTCTCCGTAGAACTCGTCTTGTCCCATGTACTGCTGTGCAGATCCTGCAAGACAGGCGACACCACGATTGGTTAAACAGTTGGTTGGACCAATTAGCTGCTGAGTTGGAGACTAAAGGTGTTGTACTTGGGCAATTTAGGTAGCCTGAAGaggtgcgtgtgcgtgcgtgtgtgtgtgtgtgtgtgtgtgcatgtgtgtgtgcatgtgtgaatatgtgtgtattaaagaaaagtaaagacaaaaataaaagattgaGAAGAGAGGATATTGTGAACAACTTTACTGAAAGCCATCATTTAGCTATGAAGCTGTTATGAATAACCATGAATAGAGTGAATTAAtctattattataatttattgttATAATTTTGTTCATAGtttatgattaaatataaaGAATTTCACTGGTGATTAACTGTCCATGGGGTGAAATAATATGTGAAGGAAGCTATTTCAGGCCAACCCAAATTTTAGAAACACTAATTAAACTGGAGCATTTCCAATGAATTATATGAAAAATTACATGAGATGTAATTGCGGGGAGAAAAAGAGGATTATAGAAAGCCAGTTATCAGGGAGAATCTGATCTCTGCGGTAGTGGTGTGCAGAAACTCCAGATTTCACTCCTTCCCTTTTCCTTTCGATTTTATCCCACAAACTCAGAAAACCAACAGAACAAAACATCTTAGGAAGATGCACCAAAGACACATGCGCAGTCTAATACTTTTCAAACCACAGTGGACCCAAAAGTTTCCAAATGCAGAGATAAGCTAtaccataaaaacattttcatctcaACTTTTGCAACAACAGCAAAAGAATCAGTTCATTCCCGATATGGCCACGGAGCCACAGTTGATAGATGAGCCCCGGCAACAGCCCCAGGACCAATCAGGGAATGGCTGATGAGTGAGTCACCTAGCTTAACTGTGGACACAACTATTCCATAACACAGTCTGGAAATACTTCACCTAGTCATGCAAGGATAACCGTGTACCAGGGTGAATGAGGACTTACAATCATGGCCTGTTGCCCTGGAAACAGTATCCCATCCTTTTTATATATCTGAGCTACTATGTGCTTAGCCTACACCTTTCAAAATGACATAACAGAACAGGGTGGAACTATTATTAGGCACCTGCTGACACAGCACAAGTTAAGTGATTTACAGAGACAGGAACCTAATTTGACACAAGTGATACATCTCTGGTCTGCCTCTTAAAGTTACAGAACTTAAATATCACTATCACTTTATGATTTTTCAAGTCAAACGCCAATAACATGAAAATACTAATCAGGAGCTTTCGTAGCAAAATTAGCATTTCTATCAGTCTGGACAAGGTAAGAGACTGGCATCTATAGCCGCACTTGATaaaaatctgttgattatttcaGTCCAAATAGCTCCAAACACTAGTCACACATCCATGTATGTACTGtagcactcaaacacacacactaacacatttGTTGAGCCCACTGCCAAACTAAAGTAGCATGGAGTAGTCTTACCACATACCTTGCTGTGAAGAGCGGTAGGATCCCATGGGCCTCTGAGACATCATACTGTTTCCTTGACTGCCCTGACCCATCATGCCCATAGCCTGCTGTCCCTGATAGTGTTGGCCCCCAGCCTGGGCTGAGGGGTAGTGTGGAGTGGCAGACTGTTGGTGCATCATGGAGACTGGGAAAGAGGTGGAATTATGGAAGAAGAGATCTCATACATTAATATACACAG is a genomic window of Thunnus maccoyii chromosome 4, fThuMac1.1, whole genome shotgun sequence containing:
- the mtg2 gene encoding mitochondrial ribosome-associated GTPase 2, which produces MLATLSRVKSPRWLSPDILLGYLLTQEIRRKQLSLFSHSSSPVSAAWRRKVTGGIRDVSTSGTLCAKVRGNTKKKELSEKKLTRYFVDHRRVKLVAGSGGKGVCSFHSEPRKEWGGPDGGNGGDGGSIIIKADRFVKSLAQVLPVYKGENGQSGGSKNCYGRNGSPTYINVPLGTVVKEQGKTVVDLSKHGQEYLAVFGGAGGKGNRFFLSNENRAPMTATPGMEGQERALHLELRTMAHAGLVGFPNAGKSSLLRAISNARPAVAAYPFTTLNPHVGIVKYRDHEQVAVADIPGIIQGAHLNRGLGISFLRHIERCRVLLFVLDMSTTEPWTQFQHLCYELDQYEHGLSQRPQAIIANKMDLPEAREKLETLKSHVTQRVIPVSALSGQNTEELILHLRELYDGYLQGGGSSGEDKPTRW
- the LOC121895123 gene encoding calcium-responsive transactivator-like isoform X1; the protein is MSVAFSSARPRSKGEVTQQTIQKMLDENHHLIQCIMDYQSKGKTAECTQYQQILHRNLVYLATIADSNQNMQSLLPAPPTPNMSMGPGGMGQSGGHTPSNLNDNMAPGLPPTSMMQSQMSNGPSHAPMQQQSGQVQSAIPSTSLSLPASSYGSSASASGYSHAAPSSQASMIQGPGPGYGSSSSSSSTSSSSSSSSRSNLNMQSNQVSMMHQQSATPHYPSAQAGGQHYQGQQAMGMMGQGSQGNSMMSQRPMGSYRSSQQGSAQQYMGQDEFYGEQYGHTQSSSEPINQQYYPDGHGEYSYQQSSYGEQGYERPFDESSQHYYEGGNPQYSQQQAQYQQGSGQQQPFSQQQYSSQQGYSGQPQGYGPGQGGSSQYSQYQQGQSQPYGSYRSSQGGPGAQTQRPYAYEQGQYGNYQQ